Proteins encoded within one genomic window of Papaver somniferum cultivar HN1 unplaced genomic scaffold, ASM357369v1 unplaced-scaffold_11950, whole genome shotgun sequence:
- the LOC113330878 gene encoding uncharacterized protein LOC113330878 — protein MDVLEYHSVDVNVVFNHYMSSSLGFLTTTNGFLTSLAVLTAVVSFWKLRSFSVPTPTTEKSTSAAASASQVPPPSAGVATEASSQLSSNIDKQVPTVTNYCSSVVSAFGTIIEEEEEEDADMSSNTTSPRKFTVMYYGDVGNGDDETTLFQYCKDVVHYDENNSTATIEASPLLRTRKGNNDFGWYRHQDLSMLNGNVVKLWDCKKQHKSSRSNINWNSDVTD, from the coding sequence ATGGATGTCTTGGAGTATCATTCAGTTGATGTAAACGTAGTGTTCAACCACTACATGAGTTCTTCACTTGGTTTTTTAACAACCACCAATGGTTTCTTAACATCTTTGGCAGTTCTTACTGCTGTTGTGAGTTTTTGGAAACTAAGATCATTTTCGGTTCCAACACCCACCACCGAGAAATCAAcatcagcagcagcatcagcatcACAAGTTCCTCCTCCTTCGGCTGGCGTTGCAACCGAAGCATCTTCTCAGCTGTCATCAAACATCGATAAACAAGTTCCAACTGTAACGAATTATTGCAGCTCGGTAGTTTCCGCTTTCGGTACTATTattgaggaggaagaggaagaggatgcTGATATGAGCAGCAATACTACAAGTCCTCGGAAATTTACCGTTATGTATTACGGTGATGTTGGTAACGGAGACGATGAGACCACATTATTTCAATACTGCAAAGATGTTGTCCACTACGATGAGAACAACAGTACTGCTACCATTGAGGCCTCACCATTGCTGAGAACCAGAAAAGGGAACAATGATTTCGGTTGGTACAGGCATCAAGATTTGAGCATGCTCAATGGCAACGTCGTTAAGTTATGGGACTGCAAAAAACAGCACAAAAGCTCGCGCTCCAATATCAACTGGAATTCGGACGTGACAGATTGA